From a single Myxocyprinus asiaticus isolate MX2 ecotype Aquarium Trade chromosome 33, UBuf_Myxa_2, whole genome shotgun sequence genomic region:
- the si:ch73-70k4.1 gene encoding keratin, type I cytoskeletal 9, giving the protein MSKLKRKKSAVEECRSEQLFRIKKTNENLCTLQESSCSKTSTGSSAADAVSWWERSELSDVERIWALTWRALCPTLQPNEEEYVPQLPPPSSTFPQRDPVEKVSDWRWHSPDEVVNAPPDLPAQSFLNQLPPVNDFNPHSHPPVAQNTRESGQSPLINQESHKSQISQQCHLEEKVNCGHASSDKPSNKLGPAGKESECREMEHHGKTTIKSCSSLKRAPSYEMVEGVKLNTKAPSVHRYRQDSSAMTGGQGREREGRMSEKQMGAGGSLGRLEVESGARGSGLGKKSGVGGSGSGLQTKSVRGGSGLSWGTQLGVGGSGSGLLIKSAAGGSGSGLGAKSGGLQTKSGSGLSWGTQSEGGGSGSGLGVKSEAGASEEGSGSGLECCPMCLMPFHAGFSQMECDAHLAQCLSEMNEDIAW; this is encoded by the exons ATGTCAAAACTAAAGAGGAAAAAATCAGCAGTGGAGGAATGTAGATCCGAGCAGCTGTTCCGGATCAAAAAGACAAATGAGAATTTATGCACATTGCAGGAAAGTAGTTGCAGTAAAACATCTACGGGCAG TTCTGCTGCTGATGCTGTGTCATGGTGGGAGAGATCTGAATTAAGTGATGTGGAGAGAATCTGGGCTCTTACCTGGAGGGCCCTTTGCCCAACCCTGCAGCCAAACGAGGAAGAATATGTTCCACAGCTTCCTCCACCCTCATCCACG TTCCCTCAGAGAGATCCTGTAGAAAAAGTAAGTGATTGGAGATGGCACAGTCCAGATGAAGTTGTTAATGCCCCTCCTGATCTGCCTGCTCAATCTTTCCTCAATCAGCTACCACCAGTGAATGACTTTAACCCGCATTCACACCCTCCAGTAGCACAGAACACAAGGGAATCTGGACAATCACCCCTCATCAATCAAGAAAGTCATAAATCTCAAATTTCTCAGCAGTGCCACCTAGAGGAAAAAGTTAATTGTGGCCATGCATCGTCAGACAAACCGAGCAACAAGCTTGGCCCGGCAgggaaagaatctgaatgtcgtGAGATGGAGCATCATGGGAAGACAACCATCAAGAGTTGTAGCTCGTTAAAGAGAGCCCCCAGCTATGAAATGGTTGAGGGAGTTAAACTGAACACAAAGGCACCTTCTGTGCACAGGTACAGACAAGACAGTTCAGCCATGACAGGAGGGCAAGGTAGAGAGAGGGAGGGGAGGATGTCAGAAAAGCAAATGGGTGCTGGAGGATCTTTAGGAAGACTGGAAGTAGAATCAGGAGCAAGAGGATCTGGGCTGGGAAAAAAATCAGGAGTAGGAGGATCTGGATCAGGGCTACAAACAAAATCAGTACGAGGAGGATCTGGATTAAGCTGGGGAACACAATTAGGAGTGGGAGGATCTGGATCGGGGCTGTTAATAAAATCAGCGGCAGGAGGATCTGGATCTGGACTGGGAGCAAAATCAGGAGGCCTGCAAACAAAATCAGGATCTGGATTAAGCTGGGGAACACAATCAGAAGGAGGAGGATCTGGATCAGGGCTTGGAGTTAAATCAGAAGCAGGAGCATCTGAAGAAGGGTCTGGATCAGGACTAGAGTGTTGCCCTATGTGTCTTATGCCGTTTCATGCAGG GTTCTCCCAAATGGAATGTGATGCTCATCTTGCACAGTGTTTATCGGAGATGAATGAAGATATTGCCTGGTGA